The Oncorhynchus keta strain PuntledgeMale-10-30-2019 chromosome 28, Oket_V2, whole genome shotgun sequence DNA segment cgagcatagaagttatttagctcatccggttggctcgtgtcactgggcagctcgtggctgtgatCTTGTGATCTTAACAGATGTGATCACAGGAATGAACACGGGTAGAAACAAGATCTGACATTTTGTAAAACAGTGTCCTTTTTCTCCACAGGAATTGGTGTTGACGACATGTTCATCATGATTTCTTGTTGGCAGCAGACTCAAGTTCATGACAACGTAGAGGACCGTATGGCAGCTACATACAAAGAGGCAGCTGTTTCTATCACCATCACAACACTAACTGATGCCCTGGCTTTCTTTATTGGTCTGTTAACTCCCTTTGGTTCTGTACAGTCCTTTTGTATGTATACTGGCACAGCTGTGCTGTTCTGCTACTTGTACAACATCACCTTCTTTGGTGCATTTCTGGCACTGAATGGAAGACGTGAAAAGAGCAACAGACATTGGCTGACCTGCATGAAGGTTTCAGAACCAGAGGAGAATTCTGAAAAGTACAATATCTGCTCTGTAGGAGGAGCTTATGATCATGAAACAGGAAAAGAGGAACCGATGCCAATTAACAACTTCTTTAAGACGCACTATGGTCCATTTCTAACAAATAATTGGACCAAGGGGTTTGTGATCCTGCTCTATGCTGTATATTTAGGCTCAAGCATCTATGGTTGCTTACAAATCCAAGAGGGCATAGACCTTAAAAATCTAGCAGCCGATAGCTCATATGTGGGTAGCTATTATGATAATGAGGACGAATTCTTTTCAGAGTATGGCCCAAATGTTATGGTTGTTGTGACAGACAGTGCGTTTAAATATTGGGACGAAAGTGCTCGGAATATTCTTGACTCCTGCCTTCAAAACTTTGAAGGTCTACCAATGGTTTCTCAAAACAGGACCGTATCTTGGCTCAATGCATATCTTACATTTGGAAAGATGACCCATTTGAATCTAAGTGAGGAAAATACATTCAAAAGTCATTTGTCTGCATTTCTCGAGAGGTCTGATTTCATACAAGATGTGAATTTTACAGACAACACAATATATGCTTCGCGTGTGTTCATTCAGACAGTCAACGTCAGTACAGCTGTTGATGAAAAGAACATGTTGAACGAGCTTCGGGAGACGGCTAGTGGTTGTTCAGTACAGTTGGTTGTTTACCACCCAGCTTTCATATACTTTGACCAGTATGCAGTCATTGTTAGTAACACCATCCAAAACATTGTAGTTGCCACTCTTGCCATGCTGGTGATCTCCCTCCTGTTGATTCCCAACCCCATATGTTCTCTGTGGGTGACCTTTGCCATTGCCTCTGTCATAGTGGGCGTTGCTGGTTTCATGGCGTTTTGGGACGTCAATCTCGACTCTGTATCCATGATCAATCTTGTCATCTGCATCGGTTTCTCAGTGGACTTTTCCGCTCACATTTCCTATGCCTTCGTCTCTAGCGATAAGAGAACTGCTAACGAGAAGGCTATAGATGCGGTCTATCACTTGGGCTATCCTATCATACAGGGAGCTGTGTCTACTATCTTAGGAGTGGTGGCTCTGTCTGCTGCTGAGAGCTACATCTTCAGAACCTTCTTTAAGATCATGTTCTTGGTCATTTTGTTTGGGGCCGTCCATGGTATAGTGTTTATCCCCGTGTTTTTGTCTTTCTTTGGAATCTGCAGCGCTAAAGTTGGCGATGAAGAAGGTGCAGGTGATAACCCTCAAGATAATACCTATCAATTGAAACAGAAAATGAATGCTAATACTGTTTGTGAAAACAATTTCTGACTGTCCCTTAAAACTGCTGGGCCAGGTGGTCATTAATTCTTGAAGCAGCTGAGCACTACCCCCAGCTGAAGGATTTGCACCTGTTTCTACTGAAAACTATCAGACATAGAAACTGCTAGAAAAAACATCAAATAAAGTTCATGATAAAAGGACATTATGGTAAAGTGTACATAGCTTTGATTGTGGTGTTTTACCCCCTATTGGAAGGAAATATAACACATTGTGTATGAACGCTTAGCAAATCTGACTTGCATTTGACAAATGTAATTATATTTGAGTCATATGTAGGAATCTATAGAATAAGAATGTCTAAGTCATTCTGAAAAACACATAAGCACAGTAGGTTATAAGTTATAGATTacaggttataggttataggttataggttataggttatagattacaggttataggttataggttataggttatagattacaggttataggttataggttataggttataggttacaggttataggttataggttataggttacaggttataggttataggttataggttataggttatagattacaggttataggttataggttatagattacaggttataggttataggttataggttataggttacaggttatagattacaggttataggttataggttataggttacaggttataggttataggttataggttataggttataggttataggttataggttatagattacaggttataggttataggttataggttataggttataggttatagattacaggttataggttataggttataggttataggttacaggttatagattacaggttataggttataggttataggttataggttataggttataggttataggttacAGGTTacaggttataggttataggttataggttataggttacaggttataggttataggttataggttataggttataggttataggttataggttataggttataggttataggttacaggttataggttataggttataggttatagattacaggttataggttataggttataggttataggttacaggttataggttatagattacaggttataggttataggttataggttataggttatagattataggttataggttatagattacaggttataggttataggttataggttataggttataggttataggttatagattacaggttataggttataggttataggttacAGGTTATAGGTTACAGGTTacaggttataggttataggttataggttataggttataggttacaggttataggttataggttataggttataggttacAGGTTACAGGTTacaggttataggttataggttataggttataggttataggttatacaTTCTTTGTTGTTGGTACTGAGTTTGTGTCATGTATTGcaaaggtaaaaatatatatatatacatatatatatatatatatatatatacatatacatatacatatatatatatatatatatatatatatatatatatatatatatatatatatgtatatatatatatatgtgtgtgtgtgagatttcATATTTCATTTCTATTTAGTCATATTGAGTTTCAGTCTATCATAACTGTGTGATATAGTTTTTTTCTGTAGCGtctattttttattcatttggtTTGTGTTTTTCCACAAGGCATTTGAAGTGTTGTGTTTATTATTTTACTACGTCTGTTAATTACACACAAGTAGACTATGTTGATGATATTAATGGTAGATGAATCCGTATCGCGGATGTTCAACGTTACAGTGTGCAATTTAACACCAGAAAAGTCATTTTGACTCAAACATTCtaacaaataaataataataaatatatcttCGTATATTCAATTGGAAAAAGTAATAATGTGGTTATGTTTATTATGAAGGTCATCAGAGTCATCTTGAAAAATATTTAAAGGAAcacagtggggcggcagggtagcctaatggttagagtgtagaggtggcagggtagcctagtggttagagtgtagagctggcagggtagcctagtggttagagtgtagagctggcagggtagcctagtggttagagtgtagagctggcagggtaataataataatataatatatgccatttagctgacgcttttatccaaagcgacttacagtcatgtgtgcatacattctacgtatgggtggtcccggaatcgaacccactaccctggcgttacaagcgccatgctctaccaactgagccacagaaggaccacagcctagtggtccttctgtagctcagttggtagagcatggcgcttgtaacgccagggtagtgggttcgattcctgggaccacccatacgtagaatgtatgcacacatgactgtaagtcgctttggataaaagcgtctgctaaatggcatatattattattagtggttagagcgttggactaggaaccggaaggttgcgagttcaaacccccgagctgacaaggtacaaatctgtcattctgcagtTTAACTAAACGAGTACCTTTGTGACTCTCTGGTGCATTCTGGCAGCAGTCCTCTCCACCGAAACGAGCGCACCTAGCCTACTCGTTTACCTCAAGAAAAATGTTTTATAATGCAATGAGAGGCCACATGTGTGGCTGTTTTAGAAAAACActgggttaaataaaaatgtctgTCTGATCTctggaaaaaaaactttttttccccaAATGGATTGAAGTAGCAGCAAATGTGTTGAATGGGTAAATAATAAACATGGAGAGCCTCACAAGTTTGTCGAAATGACCTTATGTCTTTCAATCTAATAGGCACTTAACTTACTTTTGTACATATTCATCACAAACATTTTGTAAGTAGTTAGGCCTGTCTTCTCCAAGATTAGCTGGGTTTTAGCCCAACACAATTGGATAAATATGAGTAGTTGAAATACTACAGACCTATCTTCACAGATCCAAAAAGTTGGACCCATTTGGGAATGGACCTGTGGCTTTCCCACCCGGACCGTAGACCTGGTCCAATCCGAGTGAGAGAAGCAGCATAAAAGTCATTTTTTTCAGGTACTTTATTAAACGGAGCTGATAAAgcatgggaggagggagagaggggtgcc contains these protein-coding regions:
- the LOC118372977 gene encoding patched domain-containing protein 3-like; this translates as MAGCNTDCVEKPIARGFEILGRFVGRHHWWFLILPMLISAGLGGGFYFLADREANGIEEMFTPMDGPAKDERQVVKEYFPQNDSDFSRLRLYTEGTFASLIIVTPAANILTNPAFTKIIAMDREVKAIEVGTFHFSTLCVKKGDVCVSNSIFDIVKTPNVTAIDYPYHDNIFIASEIGGVKLKTGSTEIESAKAIRLFYFLKEDNQTVNTMWLQRFIETASAMQKEEGMTISYFTSISRDEEFEKSSDSIIPLFSLTYALAITFSIISCIRLDCVRNKVWVATFGVLSAGMAVLSSFGLLLYCGMPFAMTVATAPFLILGIGVDDMFIMISCWQQTQVHDNVEDRMAATYKEAAVSITITTLTDALAFFIGLLTPFGSVQSFCMYTGTAVLFCYLYNITFFGAFLALNGRREKSNRHWLTCMKVSEPEENSEKYNICSVGGAYDHETGKEEPMPINNFFKTHYGPFLTNNWTKGFVILLYAVYLGSSIYGCLQIQEGIDLKNLAADSSYVGSYYDNEDEFFSEYGPNVMVVVTDSAFKYWDESARNILDSCLQNFEGLPMVSQNRTVSWLNAYLTFGKMTHLNLSEENTFKSHLSAFLERSDFIQDVNFTDNTIYASRVFIQTVNVSTAVDEKNMLNELRETASGCSVQLVVYHPAFIYFDQYAVIVSNTIQNIVVATLAMLVISLLLIPNPICSLWVTFAIASVIVGVAGFMAFWDVNLDSVSMINLVICIGFSVDFSAHISYAFVSSDKRTANEKAIDAVYHLGYPIIQGAVSTILGVVALSAAESYIFRTFFKIMFLVILFGAVHGIVFIPVFLSFFGICSAKVGDEEGAGDNPQDNTYQLKQKMNANTVCENNF